A window of the Ardenticatenales bacterium genome harbors these coding sequences:
- a CDS encoding restriction endonuclease, whose translation MTIPGYQTIMLPLLKFAADDQEHSLREAIDALAETYQLTDDERKELLPSGQQATFDNRVGWARTYLKKAGLLIATRRGHFQISDRGHQVLAQKPTAINNAFLKQFAEFVAFQQPQKTKYEQNSEDSESEMHTPEEEIEAAYQRVRSGLVVELLQTIKSCSPAFFERLVIDLLLKMGYGGTRRDAGAAIGKSGDGGIDGIIKEDRLGLDIVYIQAKRWDNNNTVGRPEIQKFAGALQGQRARKGIFITTSDFTSSAREYTSIIDSKIVLIDGDTLAQLMIDFNIGVTSIASYELKRVDSDYFTEE comes from the coding sequence ATGACAATACCAGGTTATCAGACAATCATGCTTCCTCTCTTAAAGTTCGCGGCTGACGATCAAGAACACTCTCTACGCGAGGCGATTGATGCTTTGGCCGAAACGTATCAACTAACGGATGATGAAAGAAAGGAATTGTTGCCGAGTGGTCAACAAGCTACTTTTGATAATCGCGTTGGGTGGGCACGTACCTATCTTAAGAAAGCCGGGCTGCTGATTGCTACGCGGCGTGGTCATTTTCAGATCAGTGATCGTGGACACCAGGTCTTGGCGCAAAAGCCAACAGCCATCAATAACGCCTTTTTGAAACAGTTCGCCGAATTTGTGGCATTCCAACAACCTCAAAAGACGAAGTACGAGCAAAATTCAGAGGATTCTGAAAGCGAAATGCACACGCCTGAGGAAGAAATCGAGGCTGCTTATCAGAGAGTTCGGAGTGGGCTTGTGGTCGAGTTGCTACAAACGATCAAAAGCTGTTCACCCGCTTTTTTCGAGCGATTGGTTATCGACCTCCTCCTGAAAATGGGCTATGGGGGCACTCGAAGGGACGCAGGCGCGGCCATTGGCAAGAGCGGCGATGGCGGTATTGATGGAATCATCAAGGAAGATAGGCTTGGGTTGGATATTGTCTATATTCAAGCAAAACGATGGGATAACAACAATACAGTTGGCAGACCGGAAATACAAAAATTCGCCGGTGCTTTACAGGGACAACGTGCCCGGAAGGGCATTTTTATCACAACTTCTGACTTCACTTCTTCGGCCCGTGAATATACGTCAATTATCGACAGCAAAATTGTCTTGATTGATGGCGACACGTTGGCGCAGTTGATGATTGATTTCAACATTGGGGTAACGAGCATAGCTTCATATGAATTGAAGCGCGTTGACTCGGATTACTTCACTGAAGAGTAA
- a CDS encoding FAD-dependent oxidoreductase, whose amino-acid sequence MTTSHANDERILVIGAGISGLSAAHHLQEQGRRVTLLEARDRLGGRTWTDHHLGVPIDLGASWIHGVAGNPITALAQTHGILTTHTDYDQVRLYDQDGTPLPAAAFARMKAERQQVVAALEALRPTTTADISIATGLRRVLADAPLTPAAHRALRYSLRMLWEHEDAADLDDLSLWHSQEFETFGGDDHILPQGYGQLARALAAGLDVRLSHVVHAVSRREDGVLVETGQGVFRADRVICTLPLGVLQSGRVRFDPPLPAAKRAAIHRLGMGLLNKIILAFPRPFWPPEALQLGYLAAEENTFDDFLNLMPFTGRPLLLAFTSGRFAAALERQPDADIVAGVMGVLRRLFGPAIPAPTAWTITRWRDDPFAGGSYSYVPVGATPDDFNALAAPVGDRLFFAGEATHRDYYATVHGAYLAGLRAAAELATVQAKIGSFSKNEPI is encoded by the coding sequence ATGACTACGTCCCACGCAAACGACGAACGCATTTTGGTGATCGGTGCCGGCATTTCCGGCCTCAGCGCCGCCCACCACCTGCAAGAACAAGGCCGCCGCGTCACCCTGCTGGAAGCGCGGGACCGCCTCGGCGGGCGCACCTGGACGGACCACCACCTCGGCGTGCCCATAGACCTGGGCGCGTCCTGGATACATGGCGTCGCGGGCAACCCCATCACCGCCCTGGCCCAAACCCACGGCATCCTCACCACGCACACCGATTACGACCAGGTGCGCCTCTACGACCAGGATGGCACGCCACTGCCCGCCGCCGCCTTCGCCCGCATGAAGGCGGAGCGGCAGCAGGTCGTGGCCGCGCTGGAGGCACTGCGCCCCACCACCACCGCCGACATCTCCATCGCCACCGGGTTGCGGCGCGTGCTGGCGGACGCACCGCTCACGCCCGCCGCCCACCGCGCCCTACGCTACAGCCTGCGCATGTTGTGGGAGCATGAAGACGCCGCCGACCTGGACGACCTCTCCCTGTGGCACAGCCAGGAATTCGAGACGTTCGGCGGCGACGACCACATTCTGCCCCAGGGATACGGTCAACTGGCGCGCGCGCTCGCCGCCGGCCTGGATGTACGCCTGAGCCATGTCGTCCACGCCGTCAGCCGGCGCGAGGATGGCGTCCTCGTGGAGACCGGCCAGGGCGTGTTCCGCGCGGACCGGGTGATTTGCACCCTGCCGCTAGGCGTGCTGCAATCAGGGCGCGTGCGCTTCGATCCGCCGCTGCCCGCCGCCAAACGCGCGGCCATTCACCGCCTGGGCATGGGGCTATTGAACAAGATCATCCTCGCCTTTCCGCGCCCATTCTGGCCCCCGGAGGCGTTGCAGCTTGGCTACCTGGCGGCGGAAGAAAACACCTTTGACGATTTCCTCAACCTGATGCCGTTCACCGGACGTCCGCTGCTGCTGGCCTTCACCAGTGGGCGTTTTGCCGCCGCACTGGAGCGCCAACCGGACGCGGACATCGTGGCGGGCGTCATGGGCGTGCTGCGTCGCCTGTTTGGCCCGGCCATTCCCGCGCCCACCGCCTGGACCATCACCCGCTGGCGCGATGATCCCTTCGCCGGCGGCAGCTACAGCTACGTGCCCGTGGGGGCGACGCCGGACGATTTCAACGCCCTGGCCGCGCCCGTGGGGGATCGGCTCTTTTTCGCGGGCGAGGCCACGCACCGCGACTACTACGCCACCGTCCACGGCGCATATCTGGCCGGCCTGCGCGCCGCCGCCGAACTGGCAACCGTCCAGGCCAAGATTGGTTCATTCTCCAAGAATGAACCAATCTGA
- a CDS encoding YihY/virulence factor BrkB family protein — translation MNVKKWLTLLSAAGKAWGEDNASRLAAALAYYTLFSIAPLLVIAIAIAGMIFGQQAVSGQLFNQISGIVGAQTADMVQEMVKNAGQTESGVIASTLGFATLIWAASNLFSQIQQALNAVWGVANARTSGIVAFAWQRFVAVSMVLGLGGLMVASLVAVTLVSALHQALHNIAPLLVEAIPLTDILVSLLVMTFSCALVFRLLPNTAVVWRDVWGGALLAAILFTFGKYLIGLYLGSASYRSTFGAAGSLVVLLVWVYYSAQIFLFGAEFTKVYARAYGSWRGVGEERMPALTIATATGDPPWPALATAPPTQTPKAPTPFWVLPAALAFLAGLVAASRRR, via the coding sequence ATGAATGTAAAAAAATGGCTCACTTTGTTGTCGGCAGCCGGGAAGGCGTGGGGCGAGGATAATGCCTCGCGGCTGGCGGCGGCGCTGGCTTATTACACGCTGTTTTCTATTGCGCCGCTGCTGGTGATTGCGATAGCGATTGCCGGCATGATCTTCGGCCAGCAGGCGGTTTCCGGTCAACTTTTCAACCAGATCAGCGGCATCGTGGGCGCGCAAACGGCAGACATGGTGCAGGAGATGGTAAAAAATGCCGGCCAGACGGAATCAGGCGTGATCGCCTCTACGCTGGGCTTCGCCACCTTGATCTGGGCGGCATCCAACCTGTTCAGCCAGATTCAGCAGGCGCTGAACGCGGTCTGGGGCGTGGCGAATGCGCGGACCAGCGGCATCGTGGCTTTTGCCTGGCAGCGGTTCGTGGCCGTATCCATGGTCTTGGGCCTGGGCGGGCTGATGGTGGCCTCGCTGGTGGCGGTGACGTTGGTTTCCGCCTTGCACCAGGCGCTACACAACATTGCGCCCCTGCTCGTGGAAGCGATTCCCTTAACGGACATACTCGTGTCGCTTTTGGTGATGACGTTTAGCTGCGCGTTGGTCTTCCGCCTGCTGCCGAATACGGCGGTTGTCTGGCGGGATGTGTGGGGCGGGGCGCTGCTGGCGGCCATTCTTTTTACGTTTGGCAAGTACTTGATTGGGCTTTACCTGGGCAGCGCCAGTTATCGTTCGACGTTTGGGGCGGCGGGGTCGTTGGTCGTGCTGCTGGTGTGGGTGTACTATTCGGCGCAGATTTTTTTGTTTGGGGCGGAGTTTACGAAGGTGTATGCGCGGGCGTATGGTTCGTGGCGGGGTGTGGGGGAGGAGAGAATGCCGGCATTAACCATCGCCACCGCCACAGGAGACCCACCCTGGCCTGCCCTCGCCACCGCGCCCCCCACCCAAACCCCCAAAGCCCCGACCCCCTTCTGGGTACTACCCGCCGCCCTCGCCTTCCTCGCCGGTCTCGTCGCCGCGTCCCGCCGCCGCTAA
- a CDS encoding redoxin domain-containing protein, with amino-acid sequence MAQVVSHHAQIQATNTDVVTISFGTPYWAHVWLQETQSPFPFLVDPERAAYRAYGLEASVFRSWSPANLWYYSKAVLQRRETFGKRGDPHQLGGDFIIDARGIVQLSHPSRDPTDRPSMARILAVLQRNLPGSSELAGR; translated from the coding sequence GTGGCACAGGTTGTGTCCCACCACGCGCAAATTCAAGCAACGAACACCGATGTCGTCACCATCTCTTTTGGCACGCCCTACTGGGCCCACGTCTGGCTGCAAGAAACGCAATCCCCCTTCCCCTTCCTGGTGGACCCGGAGCGCGCGGCCTACCGCGCCTACGGTCTGGAAGCCTCCGTTTTTCGCTCCTGGAGTCCGGCCAACTTGTGGTACTATTCCAAAGCCGTGCTGCAACGGCGGGAAACATTCGGCAAACGCGGCGATCCGCACCAGCTAGGCGGCGATTTCATTATTGACGCGCGCGGCATCGTCCAACTGTCGCACCCCAGCCGCGACCCCACGGACCGCCCCTCCATGGCCCGGATTTTAGCGGTCCTCCAAAGGAATCTTCCCGGAAGCTCGGAGCTTGCGGGAAGGTAG
- a CDS encoding PAS domain S-box protein — translation MVSEPFEPEWTVDDVAKSSLAPRDAGTNAELGAALDNIVYHSLSFLTPILALLFGLYALAYSLIYPPPVGMWVAQANAGIVLFCLLVSLLLRREWLPRSRIHALAALVATAIMVTSWLQVVWQQNAQASVNLLLVILAVGFVFVSTHWLLLLDLIVLTGWYLLVRRVPDPAWLSLHFSLGIALALSTIVHMVRLRTLRRAVLLGLQNARQRQDLTQAYAQVRQQLRQQQKTEEALRKSEIIYRSLFEKTQAVKLLIDPETGALVDANPAACDFYGYTRDDLLQMHITDINTLPPEQVREEMVRAKAEERAYFLFLHRLASGEVRNVEVYSSPITMAERTLLFSIVHDISDRVQAEAQVRYQAVVLQNVSDAVISTDLHYVVQSWNRAAREIYGWREEEVIGRSLPRLLRTAYIGMTPEMVEAQFLQDGFWQGEIVQQRKDGQRVHIQALLRYVWDDAGIPVAIVATNRDISIQKRTERLLQTRLKMQLFIARLSTEFINCPTNEIDAKIQEALAETCRFADVDQAAIHLLVEDTDDTFALAYEWSSPDLSKPQSMSQLQCLRLKMHLSRTGHIYLPSVNSLPAHAVAERKTILESGAKSAIAFSLTATGDFLGYFTLVSYSHENAWDHDLFDLFRLIADILTSALARKSSDEALHESNMRFRQLVETTRVVPFEARFGTSQFTYVGPQAVDLLGYPQAEWYQPDFWVSHLHSADRHKAVSYYQQAADEKLHYELEYRMIAADGRVVWIHHVVSVEKERGQGLSHGFLVDISQRRRIEASYQMLLEQSLQGLVVYQGRRFVFVNPAAAKIIGYSVEEMLALSPPEIDNLVPTSQQPLYERIRHQLARTSQPSHHELQAVRKDGTLVWLHIFPNVIEYQDQPAVQVVVIDVSERKRTEEALRQAQKLESLGVLAGGIAHDFNNLLVAMMGQTALARARLPEGSPAFPHIQKAVTAAERAADLTRQLLAYSGQGKFQVVPVNLNTLIQENLHLLAVAVPRGVEMCPRFAESLPMILADKGQMQQVVMNLIINAAEAIGDEPGRVEVATGVQTIGANQVEVWQFTGEPLAAGRYVCLRVSDNGCGMERETISRIFDPFFTTKFAGRGLGLAAVLGIVRGHHGGLQVESKPGKGTIFSLFFPPIEQEAVAPPYREKSVLVIDADVSVRQAISDILALEDWRVLEAESGDAGIAHYRDNWQDIALIFLDQALPGSHSISAAMRDINPALTLVLCSTYGQRQAMRAFAGVAIDGYLQKPFRARQLLEIVNRFG, via the coding sequence ATGGTTTCCGAGCCTTTTGAACCTGAATGGACTGTGGATGACGTGGCGAAGTCCAGCTTGGCGCCGCGGGATGCCGGCACGAATGCTGAACTTGGCGCGGCGCTGGATAACATCGTCTATCACAGTCTTTCCTTCCTGACCCCCATTCTGGCGCTTCTGTTTGGCCTCTACGCTCTCGCCTATTCACTGATTTATCCTCCCCCGGTGGGAATGTGGGTGGCGCAGGCAAATGCCGGCATTGTCCTCTTCTGCCTACTGGTATCTCTCCTGCTGCGGCGAGAATGGCTGCCGCGCTCCCGGATACACGCCCTGGCCGCGTTGGTGGCCACCGCTATCATGGTCACCAGTTGGTTGCAAGTGGTATGGCAGCAAAACGCGCAAGCCAGCGTCAACCTGTTGCTGGTGATTCTGGCCGTTGGATTCGTTTTTGTCTCCACGCACTGGCTGCTTCTCCTCGACCTGATCGTCCTGACCGGCTGGTACTTGTTGGTCCGTCGCGTTCCCGACCCCGCATGGCTGTCCCTGCATTTTTCCTTGGGCATCGCTCTGGCGCTGTCCACAATTGTGCATATGGTGCGGCTGCGCACACTGCGACGGGCCGTCTTATTAGGGCTGCAAAACGCGCGACAGCGCCAGGACCTGACGCAGGCTTATGCCCAGGTGCGGCAACAACTGCGGCAGCAGCAGAAGACCGAGGAGGCTTTGCGCAAGAGCGAGATAATTTATCGCTCGCTGTTTGAGAAAACACAGGCGGTGAAGCTGCTGATTGACCCGGAGACGGGCGCGCTGGTTGACGCCAATCCCGCCGCTTGCGATTTTTACGGTTACACGCGGGATGATCTGCTGCAAATGCACATCACCGACATCAACACGCTGCCGCCGGAGCAGGTGCGAGAAGAAATGGTGCGCGCGAAGGCCGAGGAGCGGGCCTATTTTCTCTTTTTGCATCGGCTGGCCTCCGGGGAGGTGCGCAACGTGGAGGTGTATTCCAGTCCCATTACAATGGCGGAGCGCACATTGCTATTTTCCATCGTACACGATATTTCCGATCGCGTGCAGGCGGAGGCACAGGTGCGCTATCAGGCGGTGGTGCTGCAAAACGTGTCTGATGCGGTCATTTCCACGGACTTGCATTACGTTGTGCAGAGCTGGAATCGTGCGGCGCGGGAGATTTATGGCTGGCGGGAGGAGGAGGTGATTGGGCGTTCGCTGCCCAGACTGCTGCGCACGGCGTATATTGGCATGACGCCGGAAATGGTGGAGGCGCAATTCCTACAAGACGGTTTCTGGCAGGGGGAGATCGTTCAGCAGCGCAAGGATGGGCAGCGGGTACACATTCAGGCGTTGCTGCGGTATGTTTGGGATGATGCCGGCATACCTGTCGCCATCGTCGCCACCAATCGAGACATATCCATCCAGAAACGGACGGAGCGCCTGCTGCAAACCCGCTTGAAAATGCAGCTCTTTATCGCTCGTCTCTCCACGGAGTTCATCAACTGCCCCACGAACGAAATCGACGCCAAAATTCAAGAGGCCCTCGCGGAAACCTGTCGCTTCGCCGACGTTGATCAGGCCGCCATTCACCTGCTGGTCGAGGATACCGACGACACCTTTGCCCTGGCCTATGAATGGAGCAGTCCCGATCTGTCCAAGCCCCAATCCATGTCACAATTGCAGTGTTTGCGCTTGAAAATGCATCTCTCCCGCACCGGACACATCTACCTGCCCAGTGTGAACTCGCTTCCTGCTCATGCCGTAGCCGAGCGCAAGACGATACTGGAATCAGGCGCCAAATCAGCCATCGCCTTTTCCCTCACGGCTACGGGGGATTTCCTGGGGTATTTTACGCTGGTTTCCTATTCACACGAAAATGCCTGGGACCACGACTTGTTTGATCTGTTTCGCCTCATCGCGGACATTCTCACCAGCGCCCTGGCGCGAAAGTCGTCCGACGAGGCTCTGCACGAAAGCAATATGCGTTTCCGCCAACTGGTGGAGACGACGCGGGTTGTGCCCTTTGAAGCGCGCTTCGGTACGTCTCAATTCACCTACGTGGGACCGCAGGCGGTGGACCTGCTGGGCTATCCGCAGGCAGAATGGTATCAACCTGATTTTTGGGTTAGTCATCTCCACTCCGCCGACAGGCACAAGGCGGTCTCCTATTACCAGCAGGCGGCGGACGAAAAGCTGCATTACGAACTGGAATATCGCATGATTGCCGCCGATGGGCGCGTGGTCTGGATTCATCACGTCGTCAGCGTAGAGAAAGAGCGCGGTCAAGGATTGTCGCATGGTTTTCTCGTCGATATTTCGCAGCGGCGGCGGATCGAAGCCTCCTATCAAATGCTATTAGAACAGTCTCTGCAAGGCCTGGTCGTCTACCAGGGGCGACGATTTGTCTTCGTGAACCCCGCGGCGGCCAAAATCATTGGCTACAGCGTGGAAGAAATGCTCGCCCTTTCTCCCCCAGAAATCGACAATCTGGTTCCCACCTCCCAGCAACCCCTTTATGAGCGCATTCGCCACCAACTGGCGCGGACATCGCAACCTTCGCACCACGAACTCCAGGCCGTGCGGAAAGATGGCACGCTGGTCTGGTTGCACATCTTTCCTAACGTCATTGAGTATCAGGATCAGCCTGCCGTGCAGGTGGTGGTGATTGATGTCAGCGAGCGCAAGCGTACGGAAGAGGCGCTACGGCAGGCGCAGAAGTTGGAAAGCCTGGGCGTGTTGGCCGGCGGGATTGCACACGATTTTAACAATCTCCTGGTAGCCATGATGGGACAGACGGCTCTGGCACGCGCCCGTTTGCCGGAAGGCAGCCCTGCCTTCCCCCATATCCAAAAGGCCGTGACCGCCGCCGAACGGGCAGCCGACCTGACACGGCAACTGCTGGCTTATTCCGGCCAGGGCAAGTTCCAGGTTGTCCCCGTGAATTTGAACACGCTCATTCAGGAGAATTTGCACTTGCTGGCCGTGGCCGTGCCCCGTGGCGTGGAGATGTGTCCCCGGTTCGCGGAATCGTTACCCATGATTTTGGCGGATAAGGGGCAGATGCAGCAGGTGGTGATGAACCTGATTATTAACGCGGCGGAGGCGATTGGCGACGAACCGGGGAGGGTGGAAGTGGCGACGGGTGTGCAGACGATTGGGGCTAATCAAGTGGAGGTGTGGCAGTTTACGGGGGAACCGCTGGCGGCGGGGCGCTATGTGTGTTTGCGCGTGTCCGATAATGGTTGTGGTATGGAGCGGGAGACGATTTCGCGTATTTTCGATCCGTTTTTTACGACGAAATTCGCGGGGCGGGGGTTAGGATTGGCGGCCGTCCTGGGGATTGTGCGCGGGCATCATGGTGGGTTGCAAGTCGAGAGTAAACCGGGCAAGGGCACGATATTTTCGTTATTTTTCCCTCCCATTGAGCAGGAGGCGGTGGCTCCGCCTTACCGCGAAAAATCGGTGCTGGTGATTGATGCGGATGTGTCGGTGCGCCAGGCGATCAGCGATATTCTGGCGTTGGAGGATTGGAGAGTGCTGGAGGCGGAGAGTGGAGATGCCGGCATTGCCCACTACCGCGACAACTGGCAAGACATCGCCCTTATTTTTCTTGATCAGGCCCTTCCTGGCAGCCACAGTATCTCCGCGGCAATGCGCGACATCAATCCCGCCCTCACCCTCGTGCTTTGCTCCACCTACGGCCAACGCCAGGCCATGCGCGCATTTGCGGGCGTGGCCATAGACGGCTATCTGCAAAAACCCTTCCGCGCGCGCCAACTCCTGGAGATCGTGAACCGGTTCGGGTGA
- a CDS encoding nuclear transport factor 2 family protein: MHFNEKAITDFYTCFGRRDYAGMIAHYAPQIHFTDPVFDLHGPRAGGMWHMLCESGQDLRVTFANVQADEQQGRAHWEAWYTFSTTGRAVHNVIEARFQFENGQIVRHVDSFSFWRWSRQALGTTGLLLGWSPILRNKVQSTANRNLDRFLQARGE, from the coding sequence ATGCACTTCAATGAAAAGGCCATCACCGATTTTTACACTTGTTTTGGGCGGCGGGATTATGCCGGCATGATCGCCCACTACGCCCCCCAAATCCACTTCACCGACCCCGTCTTTGACCTGCACGGCCCGCGCGCGGGCGGCATGTGGCACATGCTTTGCGAAAGCGGCCAGGATTTGCGCGTCACGTTCGCCAACGTGCAGGCGGACGAGCAACAGGGCCGCGCCCATTGGGAAGCGTGGTACACCTTCTCCACCACGGGCCGCGCGGTGCATAACGTTATTGAAGCCCGCTTCCAATTCGAGAACGGGCAAATTGTGCGCCACGTGGACAGTTTCAGCTTCTGGCGCTGGAGCCGTCAGGCGCTGGGGACAACGGGCTTGCTCCTCGGCTGGTCCCCCATCTTGCGCAACAAAGTACAATCCACCGCCAACCGCAACCTTGACCGCTTCCTGCAAGCGAGAGGTGAGTAG
- a CDS encoding cystathionine gamma-synthase, translating into MPSHPHETDFQFDTLTVHAGISPDPQTGAVMTPIYQTSTYAQPDVAQHKGYEYSRTDNPTRTVLHNAIAALEQGKHALAFASGMAAIDTLLRLVNPGEHVLSGNDVYGGTFRLFDKILSRYGIEFSYADTTDTAAVAAALRPNTRLVWLETPTNPMLRISDIAAVAGIAHAHGAWLGVDNTFASPALQRPLTLGADFVVHSTTKYIGGHSDVVGGVLVLNDTAHYEQLKFLQNAVGAVPGPMDCFLTLRGIKTLALRMARHCDNATQIAQFLTDHPAVAEVIYPGLESHPQHDLARRQMAGPGGMISFILHGGESAARLLARETRLFTLAESLGGVESLIELPAPMTHASVADSPLAIDPGLVRVSAGIENPQDLISDLAQALRKIG; encoded by the coding sequence ATGCCTTCCCACCCCCATGAGACTGATTTTCAATTCGACACGTTGACGGTTCATGCCGGCATTTCCCCCGATCCCCAAACCGGCGCCGTCATGACCCCCATCTACCAGACCAGCACCTACGCCCAGCCCGACGTCGCCCAGCACAAAGGGTACGAATACAGCCGCACCGACAACCCCACCCGCACCGTCCTGCACAACGCCATCGCCGCCCTGGAACAAGGCAAACACGCCCTCGCCTTCGCCTCCGGCATGGCCGCCATCGACACCCTCCTGCGCCTCGTCAATCCCGGCGAACACGTCCTCTCCGGCAACGACGTTTACGGCGGCACCTTCCGCCTGTTCGACAAAATCCTATCCCGCTACGGCATCGAATTCAGCTACGCGGACACCACGGACACCGCCGCCGTGGCCGCCGCGCTGCGCCCCAACACCCGCCTCGTCTGGTTGGAAACGCCCACCAACCCCATGCTGCGCATCAGTGACATCGCCGCGGTTGCCGGCATCGCCCACGCGCACGGGGCCTGGTTGGGTGTGGACAACACCTTCGCCTCCCCCGCCTTGCAGCGCCCCCTCACCCTGGGCGCGGATTTCGTCGTCCACAGCACCACCAAGTACATCGGCGGCCACTCCGACGTGGTCGGCGGCGTCCTCGTCCTCAACGACACCGCCCACTACGAACAACTCAAATTCCTGCAAAACGCCGTCGGCGCCGTGCCCGGCCCCATGGACTGCTTCCTTACCCTGCGCGGCATCAAGACGCTCGCCCTGCGCATGGCCCGCCACTGCGACAACGCCACCCAGATCGCCCAATTCCTGACAGACCACCCCGCCGTGGCCGAAGTCATCTATCCCGGCCTGGAAAGCCACCCACAGCATGACCTGGCACGGCGGCAAATGGCCGGTCCCGGCGGCATGATCTCCTTCATTCTGCACGGAGGTGAATCCGCCGCCCGTCTGCTGGCGCGCGAAACGCGGCTGTTCACGTTGGCGGAATCGCTCGGCGGCGTGGAGTCCTTGATTGAACTGCCCGCGCCGATGACGCACGCTTCCGTGGCGGATTCACCACTGGCGATTGATCCGGGGTTGGTGCGCGTAAGTGCCGGCATTGAAAACCCCCAGGACCTGATCAGCGACCTGGCCCAGGCCCTGCGCAAAATCGGCTGA
- a CDS encoding PLP-dependent transferase: protein MPSHPHETDFQFDTLTVHAGISPDPQTGAVMTPIYQTSTYAQPDVAQHKGYESG from the coding sequence ATGCCTTCCCACCCCCATGAGACTGATTTTCAATTCGACACGTTGACGGTTCATGCCGGCATTTCCCCCGATCCCCAAACCGGCGCCGTCATGACCCCCATCTACCAGACCAGCACCTACGCCCAGCCCGACGTCGCCCAGCACAAAGGGTACGAATCAGGATAG
- a CDS encoding alpha/beta hydrolase, translating into MYQTIILADDGGVIHRYPDFASQFVAARHVDVWLPPNYAPTNDARLPVIYMHDGKNLFDPTIANTGVDWGVDEAVTRLTQAGVIAGAIVVGVWHSDTRWRDYMPQKPVEQAAAALLAPFIAQNGGPPQSDAYLRFLVTEVKPFIDAAYRTRPGQPHTFIMGSSMGGLVSLYALSEYPRIFGGAGCLSTHWPAGGAALVTQMAAAVPAPGQHRLYFDYGTEGLDANYEPFQQQMDARLRRMGYQFGEDWLTRKFSGADHSETAWQARVEIPLRFLLSGDWTNFTRSMAIFTRANWSNLA; encoded by the coding sequence ATGTACCAAACCATCATCCTGGCGGATGACGGCGGCGTTATCCACCGCTACCCAGACTTTGCCTCCCAATTCGTGGCCGCGCGGCATGTGGATGTCTGGCTACCGCCAAACTACGCGCCGACGAACGACGCCCGCTTGCCCGTCATCTACATGCACGACGGAAAAAACCTGTTCGACCCCACGATTGCCAACACCGGCGTTGATTGGGGCGTGGATGAGGCGGTCACACGCCTGACGCAGGCGGGCGTGATCGCCGGAGCCATTGTCGTGGGCGTCTGGCACAGCGACACACGCTGGCGCGACTACATGCCACAAAAACCGGTGGAACAGGCAGCAGCCGCTCTGCTGGCCCCCTTCATCGCCCAAAACGGCGGCCCGCCGCAATCAGACGCTTATCTCCGCTTCCTCGTCACGGAAGTGAAGCCCTTTATTGACGCCGCCTACCGCACCCGCCCCGGTCAACCGCATACCTTCATCATGGGTTCCAGCATGGGCGGTCTCGTCTCCCTCTATGCCCTCAGCGAGTACCCCCGAATTTTCGGCGGCGCGGGTTGTCTTTCCACCCATTGGCCCGCCGGCGGCGCGGCTCTGGTGACGCAAATGGCCGCCGCCGTGCCCGCGCCCGGTCAGCATCGGCTGTATTTTGACTATGGCACGGAGGGGCTGGACGCCAATTATGAGCCGTTTCAGCAGCAGATGGACGCGCGGCTGCGGCGGATGGGCTACCAGTTCGGCGAGGATTGGCTCACGCGCAAGTTCTCCGGCGCGGACCATTCGGAAACGGCCTGGCAGGCGCGGGTGGAGATTCCTCTGCGCTTCTTGCTCTCTGGAGATTGGACCAATTTCACGCGCTCAATGGCGATTTTCACCAGAGCAAATTGGTCCAATCTGGCTTAG